The Osmerus eperlanus chromosome 1, fOsmEpe2.1, whole genome shotgun sequence genome includes the window CTATCAAAAATTGTAATTAATGTTGAAGCAGACTCATACACCCGTGCACCTACAATACATACTAAAGTCAtatttagacacacacaacagagagggaggggagaactaTGCTGGAGCCATGTCTTCAGGCTGGAGCACAATCTGTTCATCTTTATCTCTCCTTCACATCGACCCCCCAGAATGTGCTACCAGCAAACAGAATGAGCGACCACCTCCAGGACACATAGAAGACAAGTCTTCCATAACCAACACAATACATACTACATTGTGCTTTCCACACATACATTTGGATGGTGGTATACATTTGCAACTTGCAAGTATCACTGGGGGATTGAGAGACTTTGCCTGGTAAACTATCCTATGACACCTTTCAAATGGCTTCTAATTTATAGACCAATGGTGGTATTTGAGATAACTGGTTTCTACAATATTCAATTGATTGTAATGTCCAATAAAGGTACGTTTCCCCGAGACCCCTGTCCATGGTCCTGACAGTGGGAGCAACACCTGATTCCCCCTCTGGCTAACTTTGCCCTTTAATCATCAACCAGTAATATTGTAAATATTTGATTAATAACTTCCCTTCATTCATTTCCATTGTGTTTTTTAAATAGACGACTATAAATTTAAGTGGATTATGTAGGCTAGTGCTAGCTCCACAGCGTCTTGAGGTCCCGCATGACATTCAAACTCCAGGCTTACACTGTCCATAGGCGGCTATAATGTTCGACTAAGGCAATGCGTGAAAAGACGAAACAGTACACTGACATTCTAGCAAGCCGTTATCAATCGCAGTGGACTGCATCACCACAATAACTGGGCCCACGTTAAAATGGCAGCAAGAATTTACCACGAAATAGCTCAACCACCTATTGTTGTGAAGAAAACCGAAGCATgatctgctttttatttgtattttttttgcaatAATATATAAGCACTGAACGCGCGCAAGAAGACAGCGCGAGCATACTACAAGTCATAATAATATCCACCCCCATTCATTCGCCATGCCAGCCTGCTACATCAAGCCAGGTCTTCATGTCTGGACAATAGTACTGCATAATACATATCAAAACACAGTTCAGGTGTTCCTCAGAGGGTTGACTAATTTACACtgtatagtttttttttcttctatctTACAAATTCGTGCCTGCATCTTTACTCACCGTCAGCGCTGAAAGGAACGAGTCGTATTgggtaaaaaaagaaatctcACGATATCCTGCAATTTGCCTGTAAACCACTCTCGCGATACCTAAGCACCTTTACAGTAAATCGCTAGTTGTAGTTTACCGGGAATAACTTTAATCAATGAATTTACCAgactgttttatttttttttatttttacagatTGTAAAACATTTAATGAACTTTTCCATCTGATACAATACACTAACACAGAATAGTGTCAGAACAGTTTAGTGAAGACTGCATGGTCTATCACCTGTACAGCTGGCCCAAGGGTCGAAAAGCAGGAGATTCTATTTCGAGAAACCATCGCTAAAGAGTCGGCTGTTTAATGAATCACTGGAGGTCTCCTATATGTTGCACGGTGGTGCTAGCAAGAATTATCCATCGATTTAGTCAAGGAGTCCGAAGCATCTTATTTAGGCTATTGTAGCCAAACCCATTTCAAATATTCAACCTAGAAGAAATGGAAACAAATTGAGTTGGAATGGACATACTCCACAAACATTTCAACCCTTACCCCTAAATGGTGATGAAAACGGATATCATTGTGCAAATTACAAAACATACAGTAGCCTATCTGGCGATCTCTGTTGATTCCacttctcacacatacaccttcACTAATTGCTGCCCCCGTGCGACACTATATAGCAAGTGCAAGAATTTATTCATCTAACACAAGGGACTTCTGGGATGCTGGCGGAATGTTTGAGGCGGTCTCGGGCGACCCAGGTGTTGCAACAACGTCCCCAGGTCTGTAGCACCGTTATCAACTGATTATTATAACACATCAGCCTTAACTGGcttcaaaccttttttgttATCAGAATTTGAGTTTGACAAATTATTAGTGCCCTTGGCCTGTTCATAGTGACTGTAGAGCTGACAAAGGACAGTACTCTAGGAAGTTGGTCGGCGTTGTGCAActtcaaaagtttgatttagCTACAATGAAAGCAAGGACTGTATTTTTTCTAGTCTTGCTCGATGCAATAGTTTTTGTTGGGGCACAGGACGGCGAAACTGAACAGAATGTTGTGGAAGAATTATTGGTGGAGACCTTGGTGAGTTTTTAAAATAGAATTTATCTTTAAATTATTGAAATGTATTTGATACATTTAGCGATCAAGCAACCATTATTGCACATAGGTTAGGCTATGCGTATTGCCAGATAATATTGACACAATGTAACACATCTGGATTATGTAACCATAATGTAAATACCCATTTATAATTTGAAAACCATAACTCGAATGAAACAATGTATCGTTCGCTCGTAGCCTACTTGTTTACGTATTCTGTTCTCTCCAGGTGAAACCCGAAACATGTTCTGTGTTGTCAGAAATGGGAGATACGCTTCAAATCCACTACACGGTAAGAAAACTGAGAGAAACGAGTAGTAGATGTTCACATCATTCGTTCTATTAAAATTATTTTCCCTTTAAGTGAACTATAGGCACGCCCTGTCGTAGGCTACTTCGTAGGCTACGCAAGCGAAAGCGTTTTTGGCCATTTAGATGAGCATAGCCAAGCATTTAAATTCGTGCTAGTCTAAATTAGCCTATATTTAGTCAAAAATATCTAATGCATGATTGCTGTTGCTGTGGTCTAAAAGGGACGTTGTTGTCTATGTGGCACAGAACCATGTGCACACTGCCTTTGGTTTAGACTACAAATCCAGCTGTTCCAATAGAATAGACCATTTGAGGGAGGGCAGATAAAGCTCATGCCGTCATATAAaactgttttgttgtttttcgtGAAACATGAAACTTAGTTTGTCATTGTGCCTGCGTCGATACCTTGCTATCCCCAATAAAAGCGACACGTTTTATGCATGCCAGACATTCTACTTTGCAATGCAATGGGAGGTGCAACACGTCAGCACTTTGTCAGTAGGGAAGTAGTCCAAAGGGCTCTCTCGCATCACGGTCTGTTATCGACTCAGACACTCTAATTTCGTTTCCTATAGGCTACTTAACTAGATTGCTACtgtagaaaacatacattaataTTTTTTTGGTCCTTACGCAGACGTTTCAATATTTTGTGAAAATGTAGCCTAATCAGTGCCGTTTTAATTAGTCGTTTTATTGTGTCCTTTGTATTGTGTAAACTTTATCTGTTTCAACAGGGTAAACTGATGGATGGCAAAGTGATAGACTCATCACTGTCCCGGGACCCCCTTGTTGTTGAGTTAGGGAAGAGGACTGTCATCCCTGGTAAAATTTTGGATTGAATGTAGCAGATGAAAATGTAGCTACATTGTTATTATTGTTGCAATTTGGTGATTTCATTGTATATATCATATTCTTAACAGGTTTGGAGCAGAGCCTGGTGGGCGTTTGTGAAGGGTTAGTATTGTCACAATTCTGCTGTAGGACAGTTTATCtcctatatatatactgtatattgtaacATGAAAATATGACACCATCGAATTTGTAATATCCCCCAGACAAAAAGTCAAGGCCACTATTCCAGCTCATCTTGCCTATGGAAAAAGAGGATACCCTCCCACTATACCTGGTGGGTAAGATTCCTACACTCACTCTCTATCACTAAATCACATACTATCATGACTAAAGATTTGTTCTGGTTGCCTTAGGTGATGCTACACTAGAATTTGAGGTGGAGGTAGTCTCCTTGACCCAGCAAACTCCATGGCAGAAAATGGTGAATGATGTGTTCCCCCTGGTGTGTCTGGGCCTGGTGCCTACACTGCTAGGCTTGGTGGGGCTTTACCTCTATAACAAGGCCAAAGCCCCGCGACCCAGCAAGAAGAAAGCCAAGGACAAGAAGAGCAAGAAGAAATGAAGCAAAATaggaatattatttaaataataaaaaagtaTTATAACGTAAGCatgaatgttttttgttttatttggaaGGTGCTTACAATATGTTATGTTTGCAAATAAAATTTGTGATAGAATTTCTAACATATTCACAGTTCATCGTTTCCATGTGGTCACCACCAAACACATAACCCCAGTCAAGTTCATGTATGTTACTGATCTGAAGGAGAAATGATGCACAACACGGGGACTATCCTGGGGCTGTCCCTTTACAGTATACGCTGCACTACATGTGATGCCTCTATAACAGTGTGGCGCTTGCGTTGGCCATCCTTAGACAGATTGGCAATGAGTGTGGGCCTGGAGACCATGAGCAGGGGGTTGCGATGTCGTAGGATCTCATCACTAACAGATATGCCATCCAGATACTGACGCAGAAGAACTCTAAGGTGCTCATTTTCTTGGGTCATAACATCTTTCTCCCGCTCCAGGCACAGACGCTCCAGAAGAACTTTGTTGTAACGGTGCCAGAACAGCTCTAAATCAGAGTAGTTCTGCATTGCCTGGAAAATATGTTACAAAGATTGGATTAGGCGAGTGGCTAATTTCTCACAATTAAAGTGACAATTATGTAACAATCATTGAGCACTGAAATGGCGTGTGCTACAACCTTTGCCAGCTCCCCGTGGGGGGTTTCCATAGCATGAGCCCTCGCCTGGTTTTGCTCCTCAGTGGTAAGAGAGGAGGTGTAGAAAGGAAGGACTTTTTCATGTTCCGTCTCCAGCTTCCGACACATCTCTGCCAGACGCAGCAGCTTCTCCCCCTAAACCACCAGCAGGACACAAGACAGATGGTGGAAGAAGAAATGACACAGGGCATAATATGCATATGGAAGGTTGGAGTAACTGAAACATGGGTTTagcgtgtgtatgaatgtgtgtgcactTCTAACTTTATgtttgcacatgcacacaacgaCACGTTACACCTTAACTATGATGCCCTTCAGTTTCTTGGCCGCAGCATTGCTGTGGATGGTGAGGTTGGCAAGTTGGCTCCTCTCGGCTGTGCGAGCACGACTCAGTTGGGCCTTGAGATGGCGGGATTGCAGAGTGACCTCTTCCCGGGTGGCCCTGAGCCGCTGTGCAGCCACCTCACTGTCTTTCTGGGAGGAGCTTAGCCTGGAGCGCAGCATGGAGATAAAGTCCTGGGAGAGGAAGTCAATGCAATTAGTATTAAACATTCATTATCAATCAATGAGATTTGACTAGAATGGCCAGAAAGTGTGCCTTGCCACATTACAGATTGTGTTGACCTGCATCTTTTGAAGCCTTCTCATCTGTGTGTCGATCTCCTGGGCACTTCGCTGGTCACGGGTGCGAAGCGACTCAAAGGCAATATGACGATCCTCTGTGGCCTCATTGTAGCTGCGGAGGGCCTGCTGGAACTGACACCAAAGGTTCTCCACTGTTCCCTCCAGCTGGATCCGCAAGGCATGCTTCTCCTCAATATTCTAAAAGATGTGGTGCATTCAGGGTACAGGAGCAAAGTACAAGGtctttacatttgtgaattatCGGTGGATAATGATCTGTTTGCGTCAGCCAGGTCATGACCTACTCTATTTTTGATGACATCTCTGGTGCTATGATAATCTTGTCGGGCTTCATTGTCCACCTCAGTGTAATGTTGCTCCATAGCAAAGATAACATCCTCCAGGTAGGCAAACTCCTGCTGGTGCTGGGACAGGATATTCTCTCTGTAAAGCACACACAGGCAGCTGTGAGTTCACCTTCAGTCAGATATGGTGTTGAGTGAGAAAGTTTTACTTTCTCCCACAGATCCCCACAGACTCCACCCACTACACATTACACAAAGACCTCTCAGAGTTGAACTCAGAGCCCAGCTCATTCAAGCCACTGTTCCATTGCTGCTCTAGTGAAGCCAATCTGCCCTTCTGTAAGGCCAGCAGCCGatccacacactgcaggtgggAGCGCAGGGCCTGGGctgactgcctctctgcctcactcagGTCACACACCAAGCACTAGTAAATGAACACAGAAAGAGGAGATAACAGTGACAATGAGAGACACAGAACAAAAACAGacctaaaaaaaagtttgtggaaAAGCCTAAACATATATGCCTAATTATCTCACCTGGATGACGCTGTCCTTTCGATCTAGCACCCTCTCAAAGGTTTGGCTAAGCACAGCAATGTCGCTACGCAGTTCAGTTGCTCGTGTCTGACGAAGAACTGCCCTCCATTGCTGTGTCAGCTTGTAAAGGTTTACTGCACTATTCCGCTCTTCCTTCTGCAGCTTATCCTGATTGAATCAGTAAAATGGTGTACTTGATAACAATGTACACAATACACATTAGAAATATCGAGAATTTCAGTCCAGAAATGTTgacctctttttttctttataCTATGTCATGTTCTTACCTTGAGGAACTGAGTGAGCATGTCCTCTTTCCTTTTAgccatctcttcctctgcttGTGCCCTCTGCTGCATATATAGaagcttctcctcctctgtcatcCCTGCCTGCTTGCCACCTCCTTTTTTTGCTCCCTTCTTGGGCATGGTTTTCTGAGGTTTTTGGCAGATTTGGTGTCACCCGTGGTATCTGGCCCTAAAGAAACTGATTCTGAAACTACACACAACAGCGCTTAAGAGTACAACTAATGCATAACAGAAACCTTCAAAACAAGTAAACTGACTGAGCAAAGACGAAAGACCATTGTTTTTACTTAGCTATCTACTGACCTTCACATCAGGGTTTTTCTGACTCCGCATTAATTTTGTGTATGGTCTGGTCTCCTAGCAACTACACAGCTACATACTAGCGAATAGCAatgttattttgtatttttggacCAGCCATAAACTTAGTATCTACGTTTTATATTACATATTTATTTCAAACTGATTTACATCTACAACCACTGGATATACATAACAAATATTTAGCTGATTTCTTCCTAGTTAGAGAGAGAttacggtaaaaaaaaaaaaaaaacttgaagaACTACCACTACTATTTTCCTGCCTAATATCCCTCCGCAACTACAGACGTATTTAACatgaaaaaaataatatttatgACAATATTGAGCAAAGGTTTCGCTTTAAAATtatataaaacatttttaatacatacattaaataaataaagacaTTCAGATGGGGTTTTTTTCAGACCATTTTGAACGTAGAGCGTTGAC containing:
- the fkbp11 gene encoding peptidyl-prolyl cis-trans isomerase FKBP11, with the protein product MKARTVFFLVLLDAIVFVGAQDGETEQNVVEELLVETLVKPETCSVLSEMGDTLQIHYTGKLMDGKVIDSSLSRDPLVVELGKRTVIPGLEQSLVGVCEGQKVKATIPAHLAYGKRGYPPTIPGDATLEFEVEVVSLTQQTPWQKMVNDVFPLVCLGLVPTLLGLVGLYLYNKAKAPRPSKKKAKDKKSKKK
- the ccdc65 gene encoding dynein regulatory complex subunit 2, giving the protein MPKKGAKKGGGKQAGMTEEEKLLYMQQRAQAEEEMAKRKEDMLTQFLKDKLQKEERNSAVNLYKLTQQWRAVLRQTRATELRSDIAVLSQTFERVLDRKDSVIQCLVCDLSEAERQSAQALRSHLQCVDRLLALQKGRLASLEQQWNSGLNELGSEFNSERENILSQHQQEFAYLEDVIFAMEQHYTEVDNEARQDYHSTRDVIKNRNIEEKHALRIQLEGTVENLWCQFQQALRSYNEATEDRHIAFESLRTRDQRSAQEIDTQMRRLQKMQDFISMLRSRLSSSQKDSEVAAQRLRATREEVTLQSRHLKAQLSRARTAERSQLANLTIHSNAAAKKLKGIIVKGEKLLRLAEMCRKLETEHEKVLPFYTSSLTTEEQNQARAHAMETPHGELAKAMQNYSDLELFWHRYNKVLLERLCLEREKDVMTQENEHLRVLLRQYLDGISVSDEILRHRNPLLMVSRPTLIANLSKDGQRKRHTVIEASHVVQRIL